The nucleotide sequence AGTATTTTTATGCAATATCCATCTTGTGAGTGGGCATGTCTGGCTGTTTCCATACTTCCCAATGACTTGAATGTTACCCTGTTCTCTGGATCAGTAGGGGTCCCATATGTTGGATCCCCAATAACAAAacttttatggcgttcattgGCTTGTTTTTTAGTGTTCGCTTGTGACTGATTTACCGTTAAAATCTGTAAATCTGCattaaaaaaatcaagatattcaCATGAATTATGACTCGGATTTCACTACAGTGGGTGAAATCTGAGGCAATTCTGCAGGAAATCGACGGCATGGCCTCAAATCCGCACAgatgcttattttttttatttttttctggattGTGTGAATGCGGTTTTCTAAACTCCAAGCAGTTTGTGGGATTTTTGGTACCAAATTCACCTCATGGGAACTAGAGTCTGTCCTGGTACAACGTTTGCGAGGACATCATATTACGGTTTTCAGTCAAGGGAGCGTGAAACGGCACAAGTCGTCATGAAAATCCCGGTCGTCCTGTGTTGTGTGTATCAATGGAAGCTTTGTCCATGGagtctgctttattttttttatgttttttttttaattattatttgttaCTATACCTTTTGGATATATTGtgaaataagttttttttttatatttacagatgtCACTTTTCTGAAGGAACATGATGGTTGATTAAATGTGTGGAGTTATTTGGCAGTGTTAACCAGCAGAAAAGTGCAGAGAGGATGGCAACCCCTTATGTACCTGTGCCAATAGGAAATCCTTCTTCAGGCAACATATCCACTAGAAGCCATAGAAGCTCATCCCTTGGAAGCAGCTCAACAAGTTCAACCTCCTCAAAAGAGCCACCTGAAGATGGCAACCCTAGAAGCCGCAAGAAGCTTAGTGCCCCCGATCAGCTGAGCTGTACGTCCTCTGTGTGTAGTAGCCCCCTCGTAAGGACTAAATTTGACTCCTCTGTAGAGTACAGCTCCCGACCAGTGCCACACGAACATGTTCCTAACTCCGCAGAGCTGGAAGAGCGGCCTTCAACACCCACCATCTTAGGATATGAAGTGATGGAGGAAAGAGCAAAGTTTACAGTACGTGTATCCTTATAACTCATATAGTCGgtgcactttttttatttcattggcAGCGCTTAATGCACGCGCACACGGAGAGGAGAAGCGGTCAATCACTTTGCGGGTGGAGGAAGCAGGTCCTGGAATGGAATGATAGGAAACTCCTGTATATATCTTAGAGCTCCGTGTCTGCTCCTCTTTCCTATGTTGTCCTCATGTAGAATATCCTAGAGTAGCTGACACACTTAAAGGCAGGACCTTATGTGCCCTTTTGGGcatcttaaaggggctttccaggaGTAGAAAAACATTACTGATTTTTTCCTGAAACTGCGCCACTCCTGTTGATTTGAAGTGAACGGGGCTAAGCTGTAATACTACACATAACCCGTGGAAcggatgtggtgctgtttttggaacaaAGCTGTCCTGGTCTAATCCTGTACCTTTATAGAGGGGCATTGATACAATCTGTAAACCCCTCTTTTAGCTAAAGCAAAGAGCAGCATTAATAGAAGGTGCCCATTTCTCACTGGGAAAAACTGTATTAAAGGGGAATTCCGAcaagacactcttttggcatatccTACGGATATGACCTAAATGTCTAATAGGTGGAATCTCCGAGGTAGGACCTTCTATCACGAGAACAGGGGTTCTGACACCCCTGATTAGCTGTAGACGGCAGCTGCAATGTGGAGGACCTGGATGGGGTTGCCCAGAGATGGGACCTACACCTATCAGACCTCTATGGCATGTAGACATTTCTCCTTTAGTAGCCCGTTGTCTACTACAGGCGTCAACGCAGTCTTGGGCTACAGGTTCCCTGCATATTGTTACTGGGGGGAATCGCTAGTCTGAAGTCACACTATTCAGCCCTGACATCCGATCTGAAGTGACTGTCACACCGGACAGTCGCTATTCTTAATAATGGAGTCACTTCTGACTTCACATTATTGACTTGCTAAACCGTTCACAATCCTATTACAAACAAAGTTCATTGGGATTCCTGCACTTAGGGAGGAAACCAAAAATGGATTTGCAGTGATCAGAAGGGAAGGTTTAGCTCCAGGACTGATGTGGTTGTTGCTGCTACAAAGCTGTCATATTTTATAGGTCACATAGAATGAAGTAAAGTTTCATGTAACGTCTACTTTATAGCCATTCCTTTTTATAATATCAAGTTTCTAATGATCGCTTATTTATATAGTGTGGATGATCTACAGAAGTCCCTTCCCCATTGGGCCTCACTAGTTTCCCCATTCTGTAAACACACCATCATGGGGTTTATTTAATAGGGAGCAGATTAAAGTGCGatgtctgacgaaaagaaaagtgGTTTATCGTTTTGCTTATCTGAAATTATGAAATGTAGTATTCTTTATTTAGTCGCACAGACCCGGAGATTCGGAGTGGCGATCTTGTGGTGACACGATCTCTGCCCCCTCACTCTGTGTCAATGACACGAATGATGGGGCCGGCTGCTTGGCTCTATTCATCAGATCAGCCCTTCCACCGTCACTGCTGATCGAGAGACCAATTTGGCCGCTGTTCTGCAACTTCTATGTGCagcggatacatagaagctgcaaaacAGGAACCAagcaaaatgtttaataaaagtaTGCTAGAAATGTACGTAGTATCACAAACATGACCTAAAAAAAATTTCACCAAAGGTTTCTGTAAATATTTTACTTTGAACTTGGTGAACAGACTGGTCTATTCTTCTGTCGGTGTTTACCTATTTTATAATACTTTGGGAAATCACCAGGAAGTACCAATGTCCAACACTGTGGTGATTGTTCAAAAAAGTTTCTAGGATTATCTTTTTTCTGCAGATAGCGCAGAAGTTCCTCATTGTTTTGGTGACCGTCGTCCTCTTCATACATCTATAATCTGAATATTTTTCTGGATTCTTACTCATGGCCTGGGCTTCAGCTGATCTTGTCTTGTGCTGCAAATGGGAATACTTGTGAGGAAAATGTAGTCCATCCAACCGTGACTTAGCAGTCCTAGTGATAGATCGCGAAGCTTCATGTCTATTTTGGGCCAATTCTAACGGTGGTTCCTATTGCAGCCAATAAACTCCGGGTCGGAAAGCCAATTCAATGCCCATGCTGAATGCAAATTAAGGTGCCCACCGCCAGATTGGACGGGAGAGAAAAGCACTTTAGAAGAGGTGTCCTGAAAGGGATTTATTTACTTATGTTCAATAATATTTCCTTGTAAAAAATGTTTGAACCGTACCTCTCAATGTATGATGTGATCAGGTGAAGAGTTCTACATTGAATACATATTTATCCATCTTCTGATTAAGTAGAAACCTTTATGCTTGTACTGGAtatatggatttatttatttcttctttGGGATTTAACTATTTTATTTACATGCAGATGAATTTTATTTTGGTGTTGTCTCCATGACAGGTTTACAAGATTTTGGCTAGAAGAAGCCCGGATGAGAGCTGGGTGGTGTTCCGGAGGTACACAGATTTTTCGCGGCTGAATGACAAGGTAAGCTCTGCCAGCTATGATGTCATAGTTGCTGTGTATATACTATTATACATgggtccttcttcttcttctttttttttttttttttttttttaccaattttgtGATCGGTTGTGCATAAGGAAATTTGCCTGCGGcatatccgcagtgtaatacatctcaagtcatttttttttttgtacataaattgACGTGTGGTGAAGTTTTTACAATCCGCAGCACGTCAACTTATCTTGTGTTTCCATCtcggaattgtatctgacaagtttagaaCAAAACGCACCGAAATGCGCAGCATAAAATCTGCGCCGGCTTCCACATTAAAATGTAATTTCCACACCAAaagtgcggaattacctgcgtttaTCTGCATTTTGATGCGGTCTGTAGGACTGGTTAATGAGTATTTACAATGGTAATTGCAGAAAATATATCTAAAATCCTATGTTACTGGAAATCTAGTGTTCTCACTGGTTTATTAGGAATCCAGTGGTCATATGACGCACTTCTCTCCTGAAACACCGTCGTTGATGCACAACCTTCATCATCCTTCTGTTTATGTAGATGAATGGAAAACTGAAGAGGAAGGATGTTGAAAATGTTGTAATGTATTTGATGCCTTCCACCTATTTGGCAGTGGAAAATAAATGGACAGAGGTTGCCTTGCGGTTTGGTCCTAAATGAACTACATAAAAAAACATCAgccaaagtatataaaaaaaaaacaatggggcTGCACGAacgttaaggccttgttcacacagtacagattttgcatgtatttttaagccaaaccCAGTCATGGAACCTAAACCGAAGAAACATATGACGGAATGCCGTATATGTCTACTCTCCTGGATtttattctggttttggcttaaattttttttatttatttttttatttgcaaaaTCTGTATCCAATAGttaatgtgtgaacaaggccttaggatgAATTTACacgctgtggaatctgcgcagcaTATAAATCCCCACCTAAAGTTCCTGCCTTAaggctttgacaagggccaatgaTCTGggaaacgagtgttcatatgagcgCTCCGTTCAAGatgatttccctgtgtaaacagggcaacgatcagccgatgaacgagcaaaggctaattcatcagctgatcgtattacTTATGGAGCCGAAAATATCATCGATGTATTGTAAACAGGTAGACGTGCTGCCGATGTGATAGAAATGTGTGGGTAAGAACGAtcggtgtaaggctgggttcacacaacctattttcagatgtatcggaggcattttacgcctcgaattacatctgaaaaaacgcctcaaatacgtcggcaaacatctgcctattactTTCAATggttcttacgatgtactgtgccgacgacctgtcattttacgcgtcgctgtcaaaaaacggctcgcaaaattacagcctcgtcaaaagaagtgcaggacacttcttgggatgtttttggagccgttttctcaatgAAAACAGgtctgaaaaacgcgagttgctcaaaaaaacgtctgaaaatcaggggctgttttcccttgaaaacagctccgtattttgagacgtttttgactctgcgtgtgaacatacccttatgatcgctcatccccatacattactgatcatggttccttgtgaaagaagctgaTCTTTGGCTGATCTTTTTTATGTAGTTCACATAGGACTATACATCTTCTccccaaaaagaaaaaatatatacagtggcTTTCTCTACTGAGGTTCTCCAACAGAGGAGATGTAGAGCACATTTGTTATGGTTTTCatatcttttttaatttttttaggaaGACTGCCTATAGGCATGGGCATCCAGTATCTATAGGTTACTCCATCTCCCTATACATTTCAGTAATAGATAGATTACACATAAGCACTGAATTTATAGTCTGTAAACACTGTCATTTTGGAATTCTTTCCACAATATATAGACGTCCTATACATTTATATGCCCTAGCAGTTTATACTCACAGAATCCGGTCTTTATATATGAAATTGTTTGCTTTCTTAACGCTTGCTTTTACTTGTTCTTATACAATATCCTCTACTAAATTGTACTTTTAAATCCTTAACAGCTGAAAGAAATGTTTCCTGGTTTCCGGCTTGCTCTTCCTCCTAAACGCTGGTTTAAGGACAATTACGACTATGATTTCCTTGAGGAAAGGCAGTTGGGCCTGCAGGCTTTCTTACAGAACTTGGTAGCCCACAAGGACATTGCAAACTGGTATGTCCGGCATTATTCCCACTTACTCCTTATTGCCCGTAATAACATTAGTTCTCTGCTCTTCATCTTGTGCACTTATCTGTTCCAAATGAAAGCAGACATGTCTGAAACTGGAGCAGTcacctactataagggtatgttcacacccaaaATCATAAACCaaactgttttcaaggaaaaactgcctctgatttttagcagtttttggagctgtttttccattgaaaaaaagGCCCTGTTTGAACTagagtttttccccattgaattcaatggacaaATGTTTGTAGAGGTTTAGtgtttttccaggcgtatttcgaggcgttaacgccccaaaatacgcctgaaaactctgcgtgtgaacataccctaaatccccAAAGTCCATATAAGACTGGATTCCAGCATTTGTAGACTCCGTTTCCGTATAAGGAATTGCAGAATGCGCTAGTTTGCCTTCTATAGACACTTATGTTAGTTGACGATAGCATAGTCTTTATTCATGTTTACGGTTTTAATAGCCGAAAAATATACACCTGAATAAAAAGAAGGGTGCACTATTTTAACACTGGAAATAAATGTTGCATTATCTTAGCCAAATAGGGAAAAGTTGTGAACCTATAGTCTGATCCGTCGCCTTAGAGCAGGCAAATCTGGCGTGGTCTGGTCGAAAAACTAGCAGATACCTTCAGCCACTGAGAAGTCTTACATTTACGTAAAGCAAGATTTCTCTGCATCTTGGAAAGAGCAGGAATACATTAACCCCGGTCTACTTTCATGGCGGATACATAGGTATTTTACTGCAAAATCAGCTATACTATTCATACCAGAGGCTGAGGCGGGACAGACTGAGTTGTTATGCTCCTTGTTGATATAAAGGGAAGACTAGAACAGGTACTTCTACATAACAGATGACCAAATAACTTCCCTTTACACCTTGATGAAGGGTTAGGGACTTATTTTTGGGACAAGACTTGGCCTGATTGTCAATTTTGGGACCAATTAGTGAGCACAACCCCAAGTTCAGATTAACACATTAGTTGTCACCGCCCCTTCCCCGGCTCCACTGTAAACATTGACGCAATGATCAGCCGCACATGCGTGTTTATGACATGGGTGCCATGCACTTCTAGCCACTCTTATCTAACAGGAAACCGTTACATTATAAACTGGCATGCCCGATCCTTGCTTTCCTTGACCAAATGCATCCGGAGGGTCAAGCTGTGAACTCCGCATTTCTGAAGCTCCTGTTCCACATTTTGCAGATGGGGTTTAGAGTTTCCTTTAGCGCAACTTCTCTATCAAATAATATTGGGGCCCTGTCGATGAATCTTTTGCTCACTGTACCGGGGGAGAGATTGGTGCACCGTTTATATGCTGCGCTGATATTGATAACTCTTTTATAAAcctggtttgtttttttcaagttCTGTTCACATCCTGTCCGAGCAatacattggaggtatacgttgggCGGTttcgatgtatgccactgtatagccatacagtggcatatgtcgccCAATGGGCACAGTGTTAAAATATATACCATGcggtatacactttttttttatttttattttttttatttttattttttttattttttcgtggcACCCACTGTATAGGAAAGCACAGTTTGCCTCGACTTCCTTTAcagtaaagaataaaaaaagtattCTGACTTCTACCACCCCACTGGAGTCGAAAAGGACACGGTCATGCGAAAACAGCCATAGGCCCCATTCACCTATGCGCTGGGAGCGTTCCTGGTGCATATGACAAATGTGTTCACCTAACGTGATGTTAACAGAGGATAACTATTTTAACGGCGTATCACAACTGACTATTAGATATCCTGTTTCACCCTGGAGGAGTTGTTAGACCAGTTCTAATCTAGTTCAGAATAATAAGTACGG is from Rhinoderma darwinii isolate aRhiDar2 chromosome 5, aRhiDar2.hap1, whole genome shotgun sequence and encodes:
- the SNX16 gene encoding sorting nexin-16 isoform X1; the encoded protein is MATPYVPVPIGNPSSGNISTRSHRSSSLGSSSTSSTSSKEPPEDGNPRSRKKLSAPDQLSCTSSVCSSPLVRTKFDSSVEYSSRPVPHEHVPNSAELEERPSTPTILGYEVMEERAKFTVYKILARRSPDESWVVFRRYTDFSRLNDKLKEMFPGFRLALPPKRWFKDNYDYDFLEERQLGLQAFLQNLVAHKDIANCAHVRLFLCLDDPPGPFDSLEESRAFCETLEETNYRLQRDLAEKQKELEALKKLLNEKQLHIQSLESRIQELSTENGKARRPSGEESECSGEVESSAIEADQVASADNSSFKASHENCWNESLPEIEVAEVADPDEEV
- the SNX16 gene encoding sorting nexin-16 isoform X2: MATPYVPVPIGNPSSGNISTRSHRSSSLGSSSTSSTSSKEPPEDGNPRSRKKLSAPDQLSCTSSVCSSPLVRTKFDSSVEYSSRPVPHEHVPNSAELEERPSTPTILGYEVMEERAKFTVYKILARRSPDESWVVFRRYTDFSRLNDKLKEMFPGFRLALPPKRWFKDNYDYDFLEERQLGLQAFLQNLVAHKDIANCAHVRLFLCLDDPPGPFDSLEESRAFCETLEETNYRLQRDLAEKQKELEALKKLLNEKQLHIQSLESRIQELSTENGKARRPSGEESECSGEVESSAIEADQVASADNRFRSWFWLRKYMQICTFL
- the SNX16 gene encoding sorting nexin-16 isoform X3, with the protein product MATPYVPVPIGNPSSGNISTRSHRSSSLGSSSTSSTSSKEPPEDGNPRSRKKLSAPDQLSCTSSVCSSPLVRTKFDSSVEYSSRPVPHEHVPNSAELEERPSTPTILGYEVMEERAKFTVYKILARRSPDESWVVFRRYTDFSRLNDKLKEMFPGFRLALPPKRWFKDNYDYDFLEERQLGLQAFLQNLVAHKDIANCAHVRLFLCLDDPPGPFDSLEESRAFCETLEETNYRLQRDLAEKQKELEALKKLLNEKQLHIQSLESRIQELSTENGKARRPSGEESECSGEVESSAIEADQVASADNRQVRLVMEG